The proteins below are encoded in one region of Cucurbita pepo subsp. pepo cultivar mu-cu-16 chromosome LG10, ASM280686v2, whole genome shotgun sequence:
- the LOC111803668 gene encoding cyclic phosphodiesterase-like isoform X1: MANPESTPIQPSEGEKNVYSVWALPPEDVTARIRTLMNSLRSEFGGPQFEPHITVVGAIRLTLDDALNKFRSACEGLKAYQATVDCVSTGTFFYQCVFLLIHPTIEVVETSSHCCGHFGYKNSTPYMPHLSLLYANISDEQKKQAKELAEKLDEAINGLSFPITRLALYKTDTGDETLKSWEKIAEQDLPSS, translated from the exons ATGGCGAACCCAGAATCCACCCCTATCCAACCCTCTGAAGGGGAGAAGAACGTGTATTCGGTCTGGGCTCTTCCTCCAGAAGATGTTACGGCCAGAATCAGGACTCTCATGAACAGCCTCAGATCCGAGTTCGGCGGGCCCCAATTCGAGCCACATATCACTGTCGTTGGGGCTATTCGTCTCACCCTTGACGATGCCCTAAACAAATTCCGCTCGGCTTGCGAGGGGCTTAAGGCTTATCAAGCCACCGTCGATTGTGTATCTACCGGAACCTTCTTCTACCAGTGTGTTTTTCTCCTTATTCATCCTACCATTGAG gTGGTGGAGACTAGTTCACATTGCTGTGGACATTTTGGTTACAAGAACTCTACCC CTTACATGCCGCATTTGAGCCTACTGTATGCCAACATATCAGATGAACAAAAGAAGCAAGCAAAAGAACTAGCAGAGAAGCTGGACGAAGCCATTAATGGCCTGAGCTTCCCCATCACTCGTCTTGCACTATACAAAACAGACACTGGAGATGAAACTCTGAAGTCCTGGGAGAAAATTGCAGAACAGGATCTTCCTTCAAGTTAA
- the LOC111803668 gene encoding cyclic phosphodiesterase-like isoform X2, which produces MANPESTPIQPSEGEKNVYSVWALPPEDVTARIRTLMNSLRSEFGGPQFEPHITVVGAIRLTLDDALNKFRSACEGLKAYQATVDCVSTGTFFYQCVFLLIHPTTQVVETSSHCCGHFGYKNSTPYMPHLSLLYANISDEQKKQAKELAEKLDEAINGLSFPITRLALYKTDTGDETLKSWEKIAEQDLPSS; this is translated from the exons ATGGCGAACCCAGAATCCACCCCTATCCAACCCTCTGAAGGGGAGAAGAACGTGTATTCGGTCTGGGCTCTTCCTCCAGAAGATGTTACGGCCAGAATCAGGACTCTCATGAACAGCCTCAGATCCGAGTTCGGCGGGCCCCAATTCGAGCCACATATCACTGTCGTTGGGGCTATTCGTCTCACCCTTGACGATGCCCTAAACAAATTCCGCTCGGCTTGCGAGGGGCTTAAGGCTTATCAAGCCACCGTCGATTGTGTATCTACCGGAACCTTCTTCTACCAGTGTGTTTTTCTCCTTATTCATCCTACCA ctcaggTGGTGGAGACTAGTTCACATTGCTGTGGACATTTTGGTTACAAGAACTCTACCC CTTACATGCCGCATTTGAGCCTACTGTATGCCAACATATCAGATGAACAAAAGAAGCAAGCAAAAGAACTAGCAGAGAAGCTGGACGAAGCCATTAATGGCCTGAGCTTCCCCATCACTCGTCTTGCACTATACAAAACAGACACTGGAGATGAAACTCTGAAGTCCTGGGAGAAAATTGCAGAACAGGATCTTCCTTCAAGTTAA
- the LOC111803667 gene encoding protein NRT1/ PTR FAMILY 4.6-like produces the protein MEEMLEVVEGKVDWKGRSAFKQKHGGTKSSLLALVTYGFDQMANFALAVNLTTYFNTVMHLELADAANQLTNYMGTCYILSIPMAVLADTCLGRVKTVIISGCLEFLALILLMIQAHYPKLKPPLCNIFDKQSHCETVGGAKAALLYVPLYALAIGNAGIKAALPPHGADQFDEKDPKEAMQISSFFNQLLLGSSLGIAASLTLVVWIQDNKGWDWGFGVSSAAILFGIVMFVAGLPLYRMHIISGSNAIVQVLQVYVAATRNRNLVLPEDPADLYEIERDKEAVMEEDFLPHRNICRFLDKAAIQQTPCRQVDTPEASSPWKLCTVTQVENAKVILSMIPIFCCTVNMSLCFAQLQTFSIQQGLTMDTKLTPSFNIPPPSLTIIPVFFLILMAPIYDKILVPFARKFTGIPTGITPLQRVGVGLVLSIISMAVAALVEVKRKGVARDHNMLDATPVLQPLPISTFWLSFQFFIFGIADLFAYVGLLDFFYSEAPKALKSVSTCFLWSSMGMGYFLSTIIVKIVNSATKGITKNGGWLIGNNINRNHLNLFYWLLSILSFINFFIYIFATQKYNYRNHKPAISAIDDSR, from the exons ATGGAGGAGATGCTTGAGGTAGTTGAAGGAAAAGTGGACTGGAAGGGAAGATCAgctttcaaacaaaaacatggaGGAACTAAATCTTCTTTGCTCGCACTAG TGACATATGGTTTCGATCAAATGGCAAACTTCGCGCTTGCAGTGAACTTGACTACGTATTTCAATACTGTGATGCACTTGGAACTAGCGGATGCGGCCAACCAACTGACGAATTACATGGGAACATGTTACATTCTCTCTATTCCAATGGCTGTTCTCGCAGACACATGCTTGGGCAGAGTCAAAACTGTCATCATTTCTGGCTGTCTTGAGTTTCTG GCGCTAATATTGCTCATGATACAAGCTCACTACCCGAAGCTCAAGCCACCACTTTgcaatatatttgataaacaaTCCCACTGCGAGACAGTTGGAGGAGCAAAAGCTGCCCTCCTCTATGTTCCTCTATATGCATTAGCTATTGGGAATGCAGGCATTAAGGCTGCATTACCACCGCATGGAGCTgatcaatttgatgaaaaagaCCCCAAAGAGGCGATGCAAATATCCAGCTTCTTCAATCAACTGTTGCTAGGATCGTCCCTCGGTATAGCTGCTAGTTTAACTCTTGTTGTGTGGATCCAAGACAACAAAGGTTGGGACTGGGGTTTCGGGGTATCTTCTGCAGCCATCTTGTTCGGTATAGTCATGTTTGTTGCTGGATTGCCACTGTACAGAATGCACATTATTTCTGGGTCTAATGCAATCGTCCAAGTTTTACAG gTCTATGTTGCAGCCACTCGTAATAGAAATCTTGTCCTTCCCGAAGACCCTGCAGATCTTTATGAGATTGAAAGGGACAAAGAGGCTGTTATGGAAGAAGACTTTCTGCCTCATAGAAACATTTGCAG GTTTCTAGACAAAGCGGCAATTCAACAAACACCTTGTAGGCAAGTTGACACTCCCGAAGCTTCAAGCCCTTGGAAACTATGCACAGTGACCCAAGTAGAGAATGCCAAAGTAATTCTCAGCATGATACCAATTTTCTGTTGCACAGTGAATATGAGCCTCTGCTTTGCCCAGCTCCAAACATTCTCCATCCAACAGGGCCTCACCATGGACACAAAACTCACACCCTCCTTCAACATCCCTCCGCCGTCACTCACCATCATCCCAGTCTTCTTTCTCATCCTCATGGCCCCAATCTACGACAAGATTCTTGTCCCCTTTGCTCGAAAATTCACAGGCATCCCCACAGGGATCACCCCCTTGCAACGAGTAGGTGTTGGATTGGTTCTGTCCATCATCTCCATGGCCGTCGCGGCACTAGTGGAAGTGAAGCGTAAAGGCGTTGCGAGAGACCACAACATGTTGGATGCAACCCCTGTTTTGCAGCCATTGCCAATCAGCACGTTCTGGCTATCATTTCAATTCTTCATATTCGGAATCGCAGATCTCTTTGCATACGTAGGGCTTCTCGATTTCTTCTACTCCGAGGCGCCAAAAGCCCTAAAATCTGTCTCCACTTGCTTCCTTTGGAGTTCGATGGGCATGGGCTACTTCTTGAGCACCATAATTGTGAAGATTGTGAACAGTGCTACGAAAGGGATTACGAAAAATGGAGGTTGGTTGATTGGAAACAACATTAATCGGAACCATTTGAATCTCTTCTACTGGCTGCTTTCAATCTTGAGCTTCATCAACTTCTTCATCTATATATTTGCTACCCAGAAATACAATTACAGAAACCATAAACCAGCCATCTCCGCCATTGATGATAGTAGGTAG
- the LOC111803669 gene encoding MACPF domain-containing protein CAD1-like: protein MDALTTTLCKSIEALGRGFDVTADIRLLYCKGTPGSRLVHLNDTHTRDLVLSDGLVVLNVPDDVQCSSESRVTENLPVCSFHKLSLNR, encoded by the exons ATGGACGCTTTGACCACTACTCTTTGCAAGTCCATCGAAGCTTTAGGGCGCGGTTTTGATGTCACCGCCGATATTCGTCTTCTTTACTGCAAGGGAACACCAGGGTCGAGGCTGGTTCACCTCAATGATACCCACACCAGGGATCTTGTTCTCTCTGATGGGCTTGTGGTTCTCAATGTGCCTGATGATGTTCAGTGTTCTTCAGAATCCAGGGTAACCGAAAACCTCCCTGTTTGCAGCTTCCACAAG TTGAGTTTAAATCGGTAG
- the LOC111803658 gene encoding seipin-2-like codes for MESHQNKLNEHHFPPEHCSLTDQPPLSASPVPELSSENAPSAVNSLRRRTSARRSITGEIPSSDSSISSLTSSIDGKNPELEGSESLSLQVSSSPGSCSANEENTEVSTMTTAEINSDGELGVAYVIRKLLGVWEVVIAVVGPAVSARVEDCKYLWKVGHRCAWGLIWSASVYIILCALLVSALIFSAFLMRFIVQEPAKIKEVINFDYTKHSPEALVPILPDSNHPPQPTGKTQLRGVPLHHQFHVIVSLTLPESDYNRNLGVFQVRVDSLSASGDILATSRHPCMLQFKSEPLRLLLTILKLAPLVTGYVSESQTLNLELKGFTQGDIPTACLRVTIEQRAEFNDRGAGIPEIYDASIIIEFELPPFKRIVWWWRKIIYIWVSMVSFMMLLLFTLLCFSPRSLPGIWDGSADASSTSNHISVQD; via the coding sequence ATGGAATCCCACCAAAACAAACTTAACGAACACCATTTCCCACCGGAGCATTGTTCGCTCACCGATCAACCTCCACTGTCCGCTTCACCGGTGCCCGAACTCTCCTCTGAGAATGCCCCCTCCGCCGTCAATTCATTACGCCGTCGGACCTCTGCTCGCCGCAGTATCACAGGCGAGATTCCCAGTTCAGATTCCTCTATCAGTTCCCTAACGAGTTCAATCGATGGAAAAAACCCAGAACTCGAGGGATCAGAGTCTTTATCCCTTCAAGTTAGCTCGTCGCCAGGTTCGTGTAGCGCAAATGAAGAGAATACAGAGGTGTCGACCATGACTACCGCGGAGATTAACTCGGACGGCGAATTGGGCGTAGCGTATGTCATAAGAAAGTTGTTGGGGGTTTGGGAAGTTGTAATTGCTGTGGTGGGTCCAGCGGTATCTGCACGAGTTGAGGATTGCAAGTATCTTTGGAAGGTTGGACACCGCTGTGCGTGGGGTTTGATATGGTCGGCCTCTGTTTATATCATTTTATGTGCCCTCTTGGTTTCCGCGCTTATATTTAGTGCGTTTCTTATGAGGTTCATAGTCCAGGAGCCTGCGAAGATCAAAGAAGTAATAAACTTCGACTACACCAAACACAGCCCCGAGGCTCTGGTGCCAATCTTGCCTGATTCAAATCATCCTCCACAGCCTACCGGGAAGACCCAGTTGCGGGGTGTTCCCCTGCATCatcaatttcatgtcattGTCTCACTAACATTGCCAGAGTCTGATTACAATCGAAATCTTGGGGTTTTCCAGGTAAGAGTTGACTCTCTTTCTGCTAGCGGTGACATTCTTGCAACCTCGAGGCATCCATGCATGTTACAGTTTAAAAGTGAGCCCCTTCGCCTTTTGCTGACTATCCTGAAGCTTGCGCCTCTTGTTACTGGGTATGTATCAGAGTCACAGACTCTGAACCTTGAGCTTAAAGGCTTCACCCAAGGAGATATACCGACTGCCTGTCTAAGGGTTACAATTGAACAGCGAGCAGAGTTCAATGATCGTGGTGCTGGCATACCCGAAATATATGATGCATCCATAATCATTGAATTCGAGCTTCCCCCGTTTAAAAGGATTGTATGGTGGTGGAGGAAGATTATCTATATATGGGTTAGCATGGTATCGTTTATGATGTTGTTGCTTTTTACGCTGCTCTGTTTTAGTCCGAGAAGCCTTCCTGGAATATGGGATGGATCTGCTGATGCAAGCTCCACCAGCAACCACATCTCGGTACAAGATTAG
- the LOC111804171 gene encoding aquaporin NIP1-1-like produces MAEVSGSTNGHHAVSFNIKDESTAVTSRQEADWISVPFIQKLIAEIVGTYFLIFAGGASVVVNLSKDKVITFPGIAIVWGLAVMVMVYSVGHISGAHFNPAVTIAFATTKRFPWKQVPAYVIAQVLGSTLASGTLRLIFNGEQDHFSGTLPSDSYLQTFVVEFIITFYLMFVVSGVATDNRAIGELAGLAVGATVLLNVMFSGPITGASMNPARSLGPAIVSRQFKGLWIYMVAPTFGAIAGALVYNTIRFTDKPLREITKSASFLKGQGRNGSA; encoded by the exons ATGGCTGAGGTTTCTGGATCAACCAATGGACACCACGCTGTTTCTTTCAACATCAAAGATGAATCCACTGCCGTCACCAGCAGACAAGAAGCCGACTGGATCTCTGTTCCTTTCATTCAAAAG TTGATTGCAGAGATTGTGGGGACGTATTTCTTGATATTCGCCGGCGGGGCGTCGGTGGTTGTGAATTTGAGCAAAGACAAAGTCATCACTTTCCCAGGGATTGCAATTGTTTGGGGCTTGGCGGTAATGGTGATGGTTTATTCTGTTGGGCATATCTCCGGTGCTCATTTTAACCCTGCTGTCACCATAGCCTTTGCCACTACCAAGCGATTTCCATGGAAACAG GTGCCAGCTTATGTGATAGCTCAAGTTCTTGGATCAACATTGGCAAGTGGAACACTGAGGCTAATATTCAACGGAGAACAAGACCATTTTTCAGGGACTCTCCCAAGTGATTCATATTTGCAGACCTTTGTGGTTGAATTCATAATCACATTTTACCTCATGTTCGTGGTGTCTGGTGTTGCCACTGACAATAGAGCC ATTGGTGAACTTGCTGGACTTGCTGTTGGCGCCACAGTGCTCCTCAACGTGATGTTTTCAGG GCCAATAACAGGAGCGTCCATGAATCCAGCAAGAAGCTTGGGGCCTGCTATAGTATCAAGGCAGTTCAAGGGGTTATGGATATACATGGTAGCTCCCACGTTTGGTGCAATTGCGGGTGCTCTGGTCTACAATACCATCAGGTTTACCGACAAGCCTCTACGAGAGATCACTAAAAGTGCGTCTTTCCTCAAAGGACAAGGGCGCAATGGCTCGGCTTGA
- the LOC111803104 gene encoding putative pentatricopeptide repeat-containing protein At3g23330, producing MRTSTEALVKSLLKNPSAIKSRSQAQQLHAQVLKFQASSLSNLSLVLSLYSHSNLLDDSLRLFNTLHFPPPLAWKSIIRCYTSHGLPHQSLASFIGMLASGIYPDHNVFPSVLKSCALLMDLRLGESVHGYVLRVGLDFDLYTGNALMNMYSKLRFLQETGRQRLGTSEVFDEMTERTLTGRTSSALVGIVGSDTEAFHYDVSCGRREFETHIVETDCKHSKKFRDLEACNLGPQIKDSSHSKGRQSEDTVRKIFEMMPERDLVSWNTIIAGNARNGLYEETLTMVRGMGDANLKPDSFTLSSVLPLVAEYADISKGKEIHGWAIRQGFDADGYVASSLIDMYAKCTQVSDSCRVFSLLTKRDGISWNSIIAGCVQNGLFDEGLRFFHQMLMAKIKPKSYSFSSIMPACAHLTTLHLGKQLHGYIIRNGFDDNIFIASSLIDMYAKCGNIRTARQIYDRMRLRDMVSWTAMIMGYALHGHALDAIDLFEQMETEGIKPNYVAFMSVLTACSHAGLVDEAWKYFNSMTQDFGIVPGVEHYAAVSDLLGRAGRLEEAYDFICGMHMGPTGSIWSTLLSACRVHKNVDMAEKVANRIFEVDPENTGAYVLLANIYSGARRWKEAAKWRASLRRTGIRKTPACSWIEVKNKVHAFMAGDESHPCYEEVREAMEVLMELMKKEGYEADTSEVHHDVEEEQKKYLLCRHSERLAIVFGIINTPAGTTIRVTKNLRVCTDCHTATKFISKIVGREIVVRDNSRFHHFKNGMCSCGDYW from the coding sequence ATGAGGACTTCAACTGAAGCTCTGgtaaaatctctccttaaGAATCCCAGTGCCATCAAATCCAGATCACAGGCTCAACAACTCCATGCCCAGGTGCTCAAATTTCAAGCTTCATCTCTTTCCAACCTTTCCCTTGTTCTATCACTCTACTCCCACAGTAATCTTCTCGATGATTCACTCCGTCTTTTCAACACCCTTCACTTCCCTCCGCCTCTCGCCTGGAAATCTATCATCCGTTGCTACACTTCTCATGGCCTTCCTCATCAGTCCTTGGCTTCTTTTATTGGAATGCTGGCCTCTGGGATATACCCAGATCACAATGTCTTCCCTTCTGTTCTAAAATCTTGTGCATTGCTTATGGATTTGCGTTTGGGGGAGTCCGTTCATGGGTACGTCTTAAGGGTAGGCTTGGATTTTGATTTGTATACTGGTAATGCGTTGATGAATATGTATTCGAAACTGCGATTTCTGCAGGAGACTGGGAGGCAGAGACTTGGTACCAGCGAAGTGTTCGACGAAATGACTGAAAGAACACTAACTGGTAGAACTTCCTCTGCGTTAGTTGGTATTGTGGGGAGTGACACTGAAGCATTTCATTATGATGTTTCTTGTGGAAGAAGGGAGTTTGAAACACACATTGTTGAAACAGACTGCAAACACAGCAAGAAATTTAGGGACTTGGAAGCCTGCAATCTTGGGCCACAAATCAAGGATAGTTCTCATTCAAAAGGACGCCAAAGTGAGGATACCGTGAGAAAAATCTTTGAGATGATGCCTGAAAGGGATCTTGTCTCATGGAACACCATAATTGCAGGAAATGCTAGGAATGGTCTGTATGAAGAAACTTTAACGATGGTTAGAGGGATGGGTGATGCTAATTTGAAGCCTGATTCCTTCACTCTTTCTAGTGTGCTTCCACTTGTTGCAGAATATGCAGATATCAGTAAAGGAAAAGAGATTCATGGATGGGCCATAAGACAGGGTTTTGATGCAGATGGATATGTTGCAAGCAGCTTAATTGATATGTATGCGAAGTGCACACAAGTATCGGATTCGTGTCGGGTATTTAGTCTCTTGACTAAGCGTGATGGGATTTCATGGAACTCTATCATTGCAGGGTGTGTGCAAAATGGTCTATTTGACGAAGGTCTGAGATTTTTCCACCAAATGTTGATGGCTAAAATCAAGCCCAAGAGCTATTCCTTCTCAAGTATTATGCCGGCTTGCGCACACTTGACAACATTGCATCTGGGTAAGCAGCTCCATGGATACATCATAAGGAATGGCTTCGATGACAACATATTCATTGCAAGTTCGCTAATCGACATGTATGCAAAATGCGGTAACATTAGAACGGCCAGGCAGATTTATGACAGGATGAGATTACGAGACATGGTATCATGGACTGCCATGATTATGGGATATGCTTTGCACGGGCATGCTCTTGATGCTATTGACTTATTTGAACAAATGGAAACAGAAGGAATAAAGCCAAATTATGTGGCCTTCATGTCTGTATTAACTGCTTGTAGCCATGCTGGATTAGTTGATGAAGCTTGGAAGTACTTCAATAGCATGACACAAGATTTCGGGATTGTTCCAGGAGTGGAACACTACGCTGCTGTTTCAGACCTTCTTGGACGAGCTGGAAGGCTGGAAGAAGCTTATGACTTTATCTGTGGGATGCATATGGGACCAACTGGGAGTATATGGTCGACACTGTTGTCTGCTTGTCGAGTCCACAAAAACGTCGACATGGCCGAAAAGGTTGCTAATAGAATTTTCGAAGTCGATCCAGAGAACACGGGAGCTTATGTATTACTAGCAAACATATATTCTGGTGCAAGGAGATGGAAAGAGGCCGCAAAATGGAGAGCCTCATTGAGGCGCACAGGCATTAGAAAGACACCAGCCTGCAGCTGGATTGAAGTTAAAAACAAAGTTCATGCTTTCATGGCTGGAGATGAATCCCATCCATGTTATGAGGAAGTAAGAGAAGCCATGGAAGTCCTAATGGagctgatgaaaaaggagGGTTATGAGGCAGATACAAGTGAGGTTCATCATGATGTGGAAGAGGAGCAAAAGAAATACTTGCTTTGCCGCCATAGTGAGAGGCTTGCCATTGTGTTCGGTATCATCAACACGCCCGCCGGGACGACAATTCGTGTCACGAAGAACCTCCGCGTGTGTACCGACTGTCACACAGCAACAAAGTTCATTTCAAAGATAGTTGGGCGGGAGATTGTTGTGAGGGATAACAGTCGATTTCACCATTTCAAGAACGGAATGTGTTCCTGTGGAGATTACTGGTGA
- the LOC111803105 gene encoding uncharacterized protein At4g14342 yields MQASDRFNINSQLEHLQAKYVGTGHADLNRFEWAVNIQRDSYASYVGHYPILAYFAIAENESIGRERYNFMQKMLLPCGLPPEREDD; encoded by the exons ATGCAGGCCAGTGATAGATTTAACATAAATTCCCAGCTTGAGCACCTTCAGGCGAAATATGTGGGAACAGGGCATGCGGACTTAAATAGATT TGAGTGGGCAGTAAACATTCAGCGAGATAGCTATGCATCTTATGTTGGACATTACCCCATTTTAGCATACTTCGCTATAGCAGAAAATGAATCTATTGGGAGGGAACGCTACAACTTCATGCAG AAAATGCTATTACCCTGCGGCCTTCCTCCAGAAAGAGAAGATGATTGA
- the LOC111804214 gene encoding carboxy-terminal domain RNA polymerase II polypeptide A small phosphatase 1-like, which produces MVSKIIKTSLTNPFRRQRRKSPVKNAASSTVAATIRRSLSTCHRRLLKIFSKLTGISTPNRYKGYKALRTTAPTSTSKSTSATASPEPDIVRTLVFDNHLLPPLFSPAKRTVLLDLDETLIHSKLDPPPKRFDFVVRPRVDGEILKFYVLKRPGVDQFLEALADRFEIVVFTAGMREYASLVLNNLDKKSVISHRLYRDSCKEVDGKFVKDLSEIGRDLRRVVIVDDNPNAYVFQPENAIPIPSFIDDPADMELRKLVNFFEICECYDDMRDAVKQYLSG; this is translated from the coding sequence ATGGTATCCAAGATCATCAAAACATCCCTCACCAATCCCTTCCGCCGTCAACGCCGCAAGTCCCCCGTAAAGAATGCCGCCTCCTCCACTGTCGCCGCCACCATCCGCCGCTCTCTCTCTACCTGCCACCGCCGTCTTCTCAAAATCTTCTCCAAGTTGACCGGTATCAGCACCCCCAACCGCTACAAAGGCTATAAGGCCTTGAGGACAACCGCACCCACATCCACATCCAAATCCACATCTGCAACAGCCTCCCCTGAACCCGACATTGTTCGAACCTTAGTCTTCGACAACCACCTCCTCCCTCCACTCTTTTCGCCGGCCAAGCGGACCGTTCTCCTCGACCTCGACGAGACTCTGATCCACTCCAAACTGGACCCACCGCCAAAGAGATTCGATTTCGTAGTCAGACCAAGGGTCGACGGCGAAATACTCAAGTTCTATGTGCTCAAACGCCCAGGCGTGGACCAATTTCTGGAAGCCTTAGCGGATAGATTCGAAATCGTGGTGTTCACGGCGGGAATGAGGGAATACGCCTCGCTTGTACTGAACAATTTGGACAAGAAATCGGTGATTTCGCACAGATTGTATCGCGACTCTTGCAAGGAGGTGGATGGGAAATTTGTGAAGGATTTGTCTGAAATTGGGCGGGATTTGAGAAGAGTAGTGATTGTGGATGACAATCCTAACGCTTACGTTTTTCAACCGGAAAACGCGATTCCGATTCCGTCGTTCATAGACGATCCGGCGGACATGGAGCTTCGGAAATTGGTAAACTTTTTTGAGATATGCGAGTGTTATGATGACATGAGGGATGCTGTGAAGCAGTATCTATCTGGGTAG
- the LOC111803801 gene encoding transcription repressor OFP5-like produces the protein MKWGTRKPQNPSSSSSTSSSSSSSRPSFMSNIFPASWLSKLKQKKSNQEPTPRKVKGTEKGNSPCIHSPGYGNGTSSPGQANGNPNRLCSGYNGEFWKLSFGEDDTDVKSGGILRSVWYKSEDEHELPRTSHRSCRSQCTEFEVKEEIQNLEDMVSRMTRRRRRRKEAPTQVNILRTESDIESRTPRIKYRENGNFKSMGQRVMEKKGFKRGREIDKARERTRRSVGKKMLVQEEESGVRKNRRDKTKLRSSRRHRYVPSTMSKSSNLGTIEENCVFSSMKAEESDEHDIVGTEIDSDWERMRGLKMEELKLRYERQRQPLYIRKDSNEKNSKGRRKLRVYSPRTATKLEICKIKALEDMKKAKLKMKKKVRESIVEEETELESFAVVKSSFDPQQDFRDSMVEMIMERRISKAEELEELLACYLTLNSDQYHNLIIKVFRQVWFDLNQAAFESELRKQFPCNEQLV, from the coding sequence ATGAAATGGGGTACGAGAAAACCGCaaaatccttcttcttcttcttcgacttcttcttcttcttcctcttctaggCCTTCTTTCATGTCTAATATCTTTCCTGCTTCTTGGCTCTCAAAGCTCaagcaaaagaaaagcaaCCAAGAACCCACACCCAGAAAAGTAAAGGGAACAGAGAAGGGGAATTCTCCTTGCATTCATTCACCTGGTTATGGAAATGGGACTTCCTCCCCTGGTCAAGCAAATGGGAATCCCAATCGATTATGTAGCGGATATAATGGTGAATTTTGGAAGCTATCCTTTGGAGAAGATGATACTGATGTCAAGAGTGGTGGGATTTTGAGGTCGGTTTGGTACAAATCGGAGGATGAGCACGAGCTTCCACGTACAAGTCATAGAAGCTGCAGATCACAATGTACAGAATTTGAGGTGAAGGAAGAGATTCAGAATTTGGAGGACATGGTTTCAAGGATGAcgaggagaaggaggaggaggaaagaAGCTCCAACCCAAGTGAATATTTTGAGAACAGAAAGTGATATTGAATCAAGAACTCCAAGGATCAAATACAGAGAAAATGGGAACTTCAAGAGTATGGGTCAAAGGGTGATGGAGAAGAAGGGATTTAAACGAGGAAGGGAGATAGATAAAGCAAGGGAGAGAACAAGAAGATCAGTGGGAAAGAAAATGTTGGTACAGGAAGAAGAGTCTGGAGTTAGGAAGAACAGGAGAGATAAAACCAAATTGAGAAGTTCAAGGAGGCATAGGTATGTCCCTTCCACCATGTCAAAAAGCTCGAATTTAGGAACTATAGAAGAAAACTGTGTATTTTCTTCTATGAAAGCAGAGGAAAGTGATGAACATGACATTGTGGGCACTGAAATTGATTCAGATTGGGAAAGGATGAGAGGGTTGAAGATGGAGGAATTGAAGTTGAGATATGAAAGACAAAGGCAACCACTCTACATAAGGAAGGACTCAAATGAGAAGAATTCAAAAGGCAGAAGAAAACTCAGAGTTTACTCTCCTAGAACAGCCACTAAACTTGAGATCTGCAAGATCAAAGCATTGGAGGATATGAAGAAAGCGAAGttaaagatgaagaagaaggtaaGAGAGAGCATAGTAGAGGAAGAGACGGAGTTGGAGAGCTTTGCGGTCGTGAAATCTTCGTTCGATCCACAGCAAGACTTCAGAGACTCCATGGTTGAAATGATCATGGAGAGAAGGATCAGTAAAGCAGAAGAACTTGAAGAACTGTTGGCTTGTTATCTCACATTGAATTCCGATCAATACCATAATCTCATCATCAAGGTGTTTAGGCAAGTGTGGTTCGATCTGAATCAGGCTGCGTTCGAATCTGAATTACGTAAGCAATTCCCTTGTAATGAACAACTTGTTTAG